Genomic DNA from Lactococcus garvieae:
AAGTCAGTGGCGATAAGGATACTATCCTTTATTTTTATAATCCTGACAAGTCGTTCTTTAATCGCTTAGAAGAGATGTATCAGCAAGACTTCTGCTCCTGGTTTTACGAAGAAAGAGAAGCGATGTATCAGCTAGGGAGTGAAATAAACGATGGCGAGTATCTTAACATTCTTTTACTTTATCCAAAAGAAAGAAACGAAGAAAAGTTAAACCGAATGGTCGATTCACTCCTCATTCTAAGATATGATAAAGTGACCCTTGTTATTACTGAAAAGAAGGAAGCTTTTATCTCTGATTTTCTCCACCAAAATAATGATAAAGAAATGGCAAAAGGCGGAAATCTCCTCGGCATTATTAATGCTGCCCTAGGAAATATGATAGAGGACGCTAGAAAAATTCGTGATGATATCATTTCCCTCGAAAACTCACTGAACAAAAACGGGCCTGGCCGTACTATTTTTAACGATCTCCTTCAGCTTAAAAAACATCTCATCACTCTGACTTTAACCTATGATAGTGATGACAAGTTGATAGAATTCTTTAAGAGAGAAAAAGACACCTTAGGGATAGACGAGCACGGACCGAACGGTATTATCCATATCGAAGAAGATTTAGATGGCTTAAAAAAACTGGCCGCATCCTATAAACAATATCTTACCAGTCTCGATACGATGGTAAATAGCCTGAGCTCTTTCCGACTCAATGCCATCATGAAAACCCTCACGGAAATCTCCATTGTCTTAACTGTCCCAACCATGATTTATGGTTTGTGGGGGATAAATCTAAAACTGCCCTTTGAAGATTATTCTTTCGGATATCTGATTGTTATTGGTATTTCATTCATTATTAGCCTTGGGGTTTGGTACTGGATAAGAGCCATGAGAAGGCTTTGACTACCTTAGTTCAAATCTAAATTATGAAAAAGAATTGGCCGCTGCCAGTTCTTTTTTTGTACCTCCTACTTTTTGCCTCTTCTTTTCACACCCTACGCCTCATATTTTTGAGTATGCCATTTTTTTCGCTCCTTTTTCGCTCCTTATTGATGCGCTCTAGGGGTACTTCATTGAGGAAAATACGACTGCCTTCGAGATGAAAGCCAAATTTTTGGTAAATATGATGTATGTGCTACCGTTTTTCTGATCCTCCCTCATCTTCCGTGGATAGCCATCCAGTGATTTCGATTTTTTCGCCGAATATTTGACTACAATAAAACTCCCCTTAATCTGAATGAGGGGAGTGAGAATTTCGGTAGCATTATCATTATTGGTGGATGATTAAGGCAGGACGTACTCCCCCACCAAGAGAGGTATTCGTACGAGCAAGAAGGCCAGACAAGCCGCCATCGGAACCCACAACCCAAGCAATGGAGCTAGGAGCGGGTGTACGGAGCCACCACCATCCTATAGCAGAGGATCCACGTTGAGCAGGATACGGAAAAGCTAGGTCTTGGCCAGATAAACGGGCCACATCCGCAAGGGAAAGGGCAAAGGCGCGTGCTGTTCCTGCAGGGACAACTTGAGTGATATCGCCCGAAACTGGACTTGTTAAGTTACTGGGAATCCATCTTGTACCTCCGGTATAGGACACTGCACTGTCCGCAACTTCTCCTGTCGTAAAGCTATTGGCGACAGGCTGAACCATGACTTGGACAGCACTGTCAAGATTGCTATACCAAGAAGTAAGTTCCGCTTCTTGGTCGTTCCACGACACATTACGGATGGCATTGTTACGGATAATCATGTGGTTGCCATTGCCCATATCCTCAAGATAGCGATATTGCTCTCCAGCCATAGTAAAGAGTCGGCCCGGAAGCATAGCCCCAAAGTTAAAAGCAGAGGGTGGAGAATCCACATCAGCACGCGGGTTCGAGCCTTCCCCATCCATGGCATTGTTACGAATCCCTGTGAGGAAGTCGGCTAAGCGGTCATGCCCATCAGGCAGGAAGTCGTCACTGTTGTCGGGACTAACCAGTCCACTCTCCACATGGATACCATAATAGTACGAACCATTGAAGACCGTGTCTTCGATAGCAGCGGTCATCTCTGCCGCATCCAGCAGGTAAGAAGTTGCTTCGCCCGGTTCAAGGAGTGAGGCCCAGTAAGCCCAGCCTGTTTGGTGGTCTACGACCCAGAAGTCACCAATCTGTTGGTAAGGTTGAAGTTGCGCCCACTGCTCGATGGTCATTGGGGGACGTTGTTGGTGCAGGTTTTGGGCGGCATCATTGGTGATGGCTTCGCCCGGCCAAGGTGGGGTTGGGGTACTGTTGTCAAAGCTGTCACCCTCCGACCAGTAATCATCTGTTCCATCTCCGGGGTGTGTGGCACCATCGGTCGTGCCGTCTGTTGCTCCACCTCCTGCGATATAGTCCCGGGCATGCCCTGCGGCGGCCGTCATCTGGTCCATGTTGTCATGGTTGAAAGTCGGCATGTACCATGGGGCATCTCGTCCTTCACGGCTCCAGCCAAAGGTCAGGCGAGCGTAGCGGTCAAACGCGTTGGACGGGTCGGTGTTGAGACGGTCATTGATATTGGTGGGGTTAGGTATCCATGTGGTCCAAGAGTCCAAGTTGTTACGCTCTGTGCCCGCTACAAGCTGAGTCCAGCTGTCTTGACCGGTTTGGCGGGTTTCTAAAAACTCCGACAAGCGGATACGGGCCATGATGGGACGTTCGCCGTAGTTTTCGACAAAGACATCTTTGTTTTCGGTGTCACGGTTATAGTAGTCGTGAACACGACCACCCACGTTAATCTCGATTTGGTTTTCTCGATCATTAATGGCCCGCTGGTTAAAGGCGGTAAAAGCGTAAGTGCCTCCGATGAGGAGCAATAAGAGGGAGAGGAGGACGGAGTTGCGTAATCTCCGGTTCTTTTTCTTTTCTGGTGTCATAGTGATACCTTTCTTTCTTGATTTATCTCTTTTTATCTTTCAACTTCAAACTTTCGTGTCCTTAGGGCGGGCCACGAAAAAAGCGCTCCAGAGGTCCCGAGCGTTTAGGTGCAAGTAAAAAGAGGCGGGTGTCTACCGCTTGTGCTGTGCTGTGCTGTGCTGTGCTGTGCTGTGCTGTGCTGTGCTGTGCTGTGCTGTGCTGTGCTGTGCTGTGCTGTGCTGTGCTGTGCTGGCCAATTATAAGTCATCACTTTTACCCCGTCAAGTCTTTTAAAACAAACTAAGAATCTCTCTCATAATATTTTAACATTTGTTTCTTATAAGTTAAAATGATTTCAACGAGGTTACAATGAGCACAACTGCATTAATTGCTTGAAGAAGAAAAACTTCAGAAATAAAAAAACATCAGAGAATTCTCTGATGTTTTTTTATTTCTGATTTACTCGTATATTACGTCTTTTAGCAAAGTCTTCCATCATTACTTTCCGGACATCTCGGGGTAAGAATTTACGTATATCTTCCTCATGATACCCCACTTGAAGATGGTTGTTATCAATAATTAAGGGTTGGCGCAGTAACATTGGGTTATCAATAATGGCCTGTATTAATTCTTTTATAGTCAGTGAATAAAAGTCTTCTTTTAGACTTTTGATTGCTTTTCCTCTACGTGTAATCACGTCTTCAGAGCCTTCTTCGGTCAAAGAAAAGATAGCAAGTACTTCTTCTTTAGTAAGTTCTTCTTTTGACAAATCTATTTCTTGATACTCAAGTTGATGATCCTTAAGCCATTTTCTGACCTTCTGTGATGACGAATTGGCGGTTGCTGTATATAGCTTGATCATAATTTTTTTCCCCTTACTCATTATTATTAGGAGCTTTTTATATTTTTTTTCAAAATCTTATTTTTAGTATACTCTTCTTTTCTTATTTCTGAGTTAACCATTTCTTAAACCAACTTTAAATAGGACATAAGCAAATAAAAAAAGCGTAAGTCACACTTACGCCTTGCTCTTTATTATTGATCAACCAAGAGTCGAACTTTTTTGCCTTCAACAGGCACAAAGTAAACCACTGTACGGATAGCTTGAATGATACGCCCTTGGCGTCCGATGATACGGCCAATGTCGCCTTCAGCTACTTCTAAGTGATATTCCATAAATTCTTCACCCTCAACTATTTCCAACGAAACAGCATCTGGCTCTGTGACTAAAGGTTTTACGATAGTCATCACAAGTTCTTTCACATCTTTTTGCATTTCTTACCTCTACTCTGACTAGACTTAGTCCAAATTATTGTGAAATTGACAAAAAACGGCTTAAGCCGTTTTTACCATAATTATTTGCTGAATTTTTGTTCGTGGAATTTTTTCATAACGCCAGCTTTTGAAAGGATGTTACGAACTGTATCAGATGGTTGTGCACCATTGTTGAGCCATTCCATAACGCGGTCTTCTTTCAAAGTTACTTGGTTTTCAGCTACAAGTGGGTTGTAAGTACCAACTGTTTCGATGAAACGACCATCACGTGGTGAACGTGAATCAGCGATGTTAATACGGTAGTAAGGTTTTTTCTTTGAACCCATGCGAGTCAAACGGATTTTTACAGACATGTTATATTTCCTATTTCTATTTTTTTATTACTTAACTATTATAGCATAAATTTTTGTCCTGTCAAGAAAAAAACTTGACAGTGTTTTTTTCTTTTTAACTTTGGCGTATTTCCAATAATAGTTTTTCTGCTATAGCTTGGTTCATCACTTTTTCTTGGCGAAGTTTTTGGCTCAGCAACTGAATTTCATCCTCTTTTGCACCCACAGTCATGGCTAACGCGCGAACTTGTAAACTCATATGACCTTGTTGGATACCTTCAGAAACCAAGGCACGTAAAGCTGCCAGGTTTTGAGCCAAGCCCACTGCTGCCATCACTTGTGCCAGCTCCTTGGCTTTGCTAATTTCCATAATATCCAAAGCAGCTTGGGCTTTGGGTAGAACCTTAACGGCTCCACCAACTGTAGCCACGGGCAGAGGAATTTCTAAGCTTCCAAAAAGTTTGCCGCTTTGGACGCGCCATTCTGCCAAGCCCTGATAAAGGCCTTCTTTGCTCGCATAAGCATGGATACCTGCGGCTACTGCTCGCGTGTCATTTCCTGTCGCTAAGACTAGGGCGTTAATGCCATTCATGATACCTTTATTATGTGTCGCTGCACGGTAAGGATCAAGTTTTGAAAAGCGTGATGCTGCTTCTATTTTTTCAGCTACTTCCTGTCCATTGTCAGTTTTACTGAGCTTCTCAATGGGAATTTCACAGCTTACTTTTACTAAAGATTCTGTCGCATAGTTGCTCAGGATACTAAACAAGATTTTTTGTTCGGGAAACCAGGTGCGAAAAAGGCTTGCAACGCCTTCTAAGATTGCATTGACGATATTTGCCCCCATGGCATCTTGTACATCCACCTTGAAGTCTACGGAGACAAAGCCTTCGGACTCAAAAGCTCTACTGCTTATATCTTTTAAGCCTCCACCACGTTTGATAATGGAAGGATAAGCTTCTTCTGCTGCTCTGAATATCCCCGCTTGGTTTTCCTGAATAACTTGCATTAATTGCGCAGCATCTGGTACATCATAAAAGACAATCTGTCCACGCATCAGACGTTGAGAAATATCAGCTTGAAAGGCGCCTGCTATCTTTGCACCATTACTCGCGGCTGCGATAACAGATGGTTCTTCGGTAGCCATGGGGACCAGATATTCTTTTCCATTTACTACAAAGTTCTGAGCCAAGCCCATAGGGATTTCGAACTCACTGAACTGGTTTTCAATCAAGTTATCTGCTACTGTCGCATCAAGCGCTATTTGCTCAAGCTTTTTTCGTGTGTCTGGTTTTAAGTCAAGAAAATCCAGACGTTCTGCTGGACTCATTTGATAAAATTTTTTCTTCATAGTCATAAATTAAAGTAAATTAGGATTTTCTAAAAGCACAGCTAAGCCAAGTCCGCCACCAATACAGAGGCTCGCAATACCATAGCGTTTATTTTCACGTTGAAGAGCATGCGCCAAA
This window encodes:
- a CDS encoding CorA family divalent cation transporter, whose protein sequence is MFQFKEYQAKDFDESLVKQVSGDKDTILYFYNPDKSFFNRLEEMYQQDFCSWFYEEREAMYQLGSEINDGEYLNILLLYPKERNEEKLNRMVDSLLILRYDKVTLVITEKKEAFISDFLHQNNDKEMAKGGNLLGIINAALGNMIEDARKIRDDIISLENSLNKNGPGRTIFNDLLQLKKHLITLTLTYDSDDKLIEFFKREKDTLGIDEHGPNGIIHIEEDLDGLKKLAASYKQYLTSLDTMVNSLSSFRLNAIMKTLTEISIVLTVPTMIYGLWGINLKLPFEDYSFGYLIVIGISFIISLGVWYWIRAMRRL
- a CDS encoding DUF6273 domain-containing protein; the protein is MTPEKKKNRRLRNSVLLSLLLLLIGGTYAFTAFNQRAINDRENQIEINVGGRVHDYYNRDTENKDVFVENYGERPIMARIRLSEFLETRQTGQDSWTQLVAGTERNNLDSWTTWIPNPTNINDRLNTDPSNAFDRYARLTFGWSREGRDAPWYMPTFNHDNMDQMTAAAGHARDYIAGGGATDGTTDGATHPGDGTDDYWSEGDSFDNSTPTPPWPGEAITNDAAQNLHQQRPPMTIEQWAQLQPYQQIGDFWVVDHQTGWAYWASLLEPGEATSYLLDAAEMTAAIEDTVFNGSYYYGIHVESGLVSPDNSDDFLPDGHDRLADFLTGIRNNAMDGEGSNPRADVDSPPSAFNFGAMLPGRLFTMAGEQYRYLEDMGNGNHMIIRNNAIRNVSWNDQEAELTSWYSNLDSAVQVMVQPVANSFTTGEVADSAVSYTGGTRWIPSNLTSPVSGDITQVVPAGTARAFALSLADVARLSGQDLAFPYPAQRGSSAIGWWWLRTPAPSSIAWVVGSDGGLSGLLARTNTSLGGGVRPALIIHQ
- a CDS encoding Spx/MgsR family RNA polymerase-binding regulatory protein, which codes for MIKLYTATANSSSQKVRKWLKDHQLEYQEIDLSKEELTKEEVLAIFSLTEEGSEDVITRRGKAIKSLKEDFYSLTIKELIQAIIDNPMLLRQPLIIDNNHLQVGYHEEDIRKFLPRDVRKVMMEDFAKRRNIRVNQK
- a CDS encoding KH domain-containing protein translates to MQKDVKELVMTIVKPLVTEPDAVSLEIVEGEEFMEYHLEVAEGDIGRIIGRQGRIIQAIRTVVYFVPVEGKKVRLLVDQ
- the rpsP gene encoding 30S ribosomal protein S16 — protein: MSVKIRLTRMGSKKKPYYRINIADSRSPRDGRFIETVGTYNPLVAENQVTLKEDRVMEWLNNGAQPSDTVRNILSKAGVMKKFHEQKFSK
- a CDS encoding hydroxymethylglutaryl-CoA reductase, degradative; this translates as MKKKFYQMSPAERLDFLDLKPDTRKKLEQIALDATVADNLIENQFSEFEIPMGLAQNFVVNGKEYLVPMATEEPSVIAAASNGAKIAGAFQADISQRLMRGQIVFYDVPDAAQLMQVIQENQAGIFRAAEEAYPSIIKRGGGLKDISSRAFESEGFVSVDFKVDVQDAMGANIVNAILEGVASLFRTWFPEQKILFSILSNYATESLVKVSCEIPIEKLSKTDNGQEVAEKIEAASRFSKLDPYRAATHNKGIMNGINALVLATGNDTRAVAAGIHAYASKEGLYQGLAEWRVQSGKLFGSLEIPLPVATVGGAVKVLPKAQAALDIMEISKAKELAQVMAAVGLAQNLAALRALVSEGIQQGHMSLQVRALAMTVGAKEDEIQLLSQKLRQEKVMNQAIAEKLLLEIRQS